The Syntrophorhabdus sp. genomic sequence CACATCTGGTTCCTCAAGAGCATGCCGAGCAAGATCGGCACGCTTCTGGAACTCACCATAAAGGAAGTGGAACGCGTCCTCTATTTCGAGATGTACATCGTCATCGAGCCCGGCGATTCCCCTTACGGCTTCTGCGAGATCATAAGCGAGGAGAAATATATTGAAGCCCGTGAGAAATACGGTGAGGGCTTCGTCGGCGGCATAGGGGCGGAGGCCATCAGGGAATGCCTCAAGAAGATCAACGTCGATGAGCTTGCCAAGACGCTCCGCATCGACATGCGCGATACATCGAGCGACGCGAAGAAAAAGAAGATCGCGCGGCGGCTGAAGGTCGTCGATGCCTTCAAGGTCTCCGGCGTGCGGCCGGAGTGGATGATACTCGACATCGTCCCCGTCCTGCCGCCGGAGCTGAGGCCTCTCGTTCCCCTCGACGGCGGGCGTTTCGCCACGAGTGACCTCAATGACCTCTACCGGCGCGTCATCAACAGGAACAACCGTCTCAAGAGGCTCATGGAGCTGAACGCCCCGGAGATCATCATAAGGAACGAGAAGAGGATGCTCCAGGAGGCGGTCGATGCCCTTTTCGACAACTCGAAGCGGGGCAGGGTCGTGACGGGAGCAAGCAAGCGCCCCCTGAAATCATTGAGCGATATGCTCCGTGGAAAACAGGGTCGGTTCCGGCAGAACCTTTTGGGTAAACGTGTCGACTATTCCGGCCGCTCAGTCATCGTTGTCGGTCCCGAGCTGAGGCTCCACCAGTGCGGTCTCCCCAAATACATGGCGCTGGAGCTCTTCAAACCCTTCGTGTACAATCGTCTCATCAGGAAAGGCTACGCGACGACGATCAAGAACGCGAAGAAGATCGTCGAAAAGGAAAGACCCGAGGTCTGGGATGTCCTGGAAGAGGTGATCAAGGAGCATCCCGTGCTTCTCAACAGGGCGCCGACGCTTCACCGCCTCGGCATACAGGCCTTTGAGCCGCAGCTCATAGACGGCAAGGCCATTCAGCTTCACCCCCTCGTCTGCCCCGCGTACAACGCGGACTTCGACGGTGACCAGATGGCGGTCCACGTGCCGCTGTCCACCGAGGCCCAGACCGAGGCCAGGGTCCTCATGATGTCGACGAACAACATACTTTCCCCTGCCAACGGCAAGCCCATCATCGTGCCGACGCAGGACATAGTCCTCGGGCTATACTATCTCACCATCGACCGCAAGTACCGCAAGGGTGAGAACAAGATCTTCGCGGATTCCGAAGAGGTCCGTGTGGCCTACGATTCCGGAGAGATCGACCTTCACGCAAAGATACGGGTGCGGCTCAACGGCGAAATGGTGAACACCACCCCGGGAAGGATAATCTTGAGGGATGTGGTGCAGGACGCTCTCATGGAATTGCCCCAGCCGAAGAGGGACACGGTCCTCAAGGACATGTTCTCGAACATCAACACGATCATGGACAAGAAGACCATTGCGGCTCTCGTGGACAAATGCTACCGCGATGCCGGCGAGAAATGCACCGTCATCCTTTCCGACCGCTTGAAGGACCTCGGCTATTTCTACGCAACATTGGGCGGGATATCGATCTCCATCGATGACATGAAGATTCCCCAGAAGAAGAAGATACTGATAGAGAAGGCCGAAGAGGCGGCGAAGACCGTCCAGAACCAGTACCGGGAGGGTCTCATAACGGACGGCGAGCGATACAACCAGGTCATCGACATCTGGGCGAACGTGACGGAAGAGATAGCGAAGGCGCTGATGGATGAGCTTGGCTCCGATATTGTCCTCGATATGTCGGGAAAACCTGTCATCGGGGCAAACGGCAAGCCGGAACACCAGAACAGCCTGAATCCGATCTTCATAATGGCCCACTCCGGCGCGAGAGGTAACGCCCAGCAGATCAGGCAGCTCGCCGGCATGAGGGGGCTCATGGCCAAACCTTCCGGCGAGATCATGGAAACGCCCATCACGAGTAACTTCCGCGAGGGGCTCGACGTCCTCCAGTACTTCATATCCACGCACGGCGCACGGAAGGGCCTCGCGGACACGGCGCTCAAGACGGCTAACTCCGGCTACCTTACAAGAAGGCTTGTTGACGTCGCCCAGGATGTGGTCGTATCCGAGCATGACTGCGGGACCTTCGACTACATAGAGATCGGGTCGCTCGTCGAGGGCGGCGAGGTCATCGAGCGCCTTGACGCGCGTATCCTTGGCCGGGTCTCATTCGAGGACATGAAGGATCCTGACGGTGCCGTCATAGTCCGCAAGAACGAAGAGATCACCGAACACCACCTCAAGCTCATCGAGGAGGCCGGTTTTGAAAAGGTGAAAATACGCTCTGTGCTTACCTGCCGGGCGAAAAGAGGGGTCTGCGTGCTTTGTTATGGCCGCGACCTCGCCCGCGGGCGACTCGTGAGCATCGGCGAGGCCGTGGGTATCATAGCGGCGCAGTCGATCGGCGAGCCTGGCACGCAGCTCACGATGAGGACCTTCCACATCGGTGGCGCTGCGTCGAGGAGGGTCGAGCAGTCGACGCTGGAAACGAGGAACGATGGTATTGTCAGGTTCATCAACGTGAGGGCCATTCTCAACCGTGAGGGTGTTCCCGTCGTGATGAACCGCAACGGCGAGATCGCCATAATGGACGACGCGGGAAGGGAAAGGGAGCGCTACTCCATCATCTACGGGGCGAAGCTCAGGATCAGCGACGGACAGACCGTCGAAGAAGGAGAAACGCTGGCCGAATGGGATCCCTACACCATCCCCATACTGTCGGAAGAGAGCGGCAAGATCAAATACGGCGACATATTCGAAGGCGACACCATGCAGGAGAGCAAGGACGAGGTGACGGGGCTTTCATACAAGGTCATCATCGAACCGAAGAACGCGGAGCTCCGTCCAAGGATCTCCATCAAGGATGAGAAGGGCAGAACGAAGATGATCCCCGGGTCGACGAGCCCCGCCCGATACATACTCCCCATAGGCGCCCATATCGTTGTCAATGAGGGTGATGAGATCTTCGCGGGCGATGTTATTTCCAAGATGCCTCGTGAGACCACGAAGACGAAGGACATCACCGGCGGTCTTCCCCGCGTAGCGGAGCTTTTCGAAGCGCGCAAACCGAAGGAGAACGCCATCGTCACCGAGATCAACGGCGTTGTCACCTTCGGGAAGATGGCCAAGGGAAAGAGAGAGATCATCGTGACCCCCGACACCGTGCACGGTGAGCCAAGGAAATACACCATTCCACGGGGCAAGCACGTCATCGTCCACGAGGGCGATTACGTCAGGGCCGGCGAGCCGCTCATGGACGGTCCCGTGAACCCCCATGACGTCTTAAGGATACTCGGTATCAAGGACCTTGCACGGTACCTCGTCGACGAGATCCAGGAGGTCTACCAGCTCCAGGGCGTCAAGATAAACGACAAGCACATCGAGACGATCGTGCGACAGATGCTCAAGAGGGTGCGTATCAAGGACATAGGGGACACCAACTTCATAATCGACGATTACGTGGAATGGTGGGTCTTCGAAGAGGAGAACAGGCGTGTTCTGGCAGAAGGCGGAAAGCCCGCGCAGGCGGAGCCGCTCTTCCTCGGCATCACGAAGGCGTCACTGATAACGGACAGCTTCATTTCCGCGGCAAGCTTCCAGGATACCACCAAGGTGTTGACGCAGGCGTCCATTGAAGGCAGGGTCGATTACCTGAGGGGTTTGAAAGAGAATGTCATCATGGGGCGGATCATCCCGGCCGGGACGGGTTATCCCAAGTACCGGAACTACGATATGAATGTTTTGGATAAACCGGAAGAACTCCCCGAGGAGGAAGTCCTTCCGGAACTGGCAAACTAGGGGTTGCGGAGCTTCCGTTCCGCTATCACAGCCTCTTCGCTTTTCGGATAGAGCTCTATCACCCTTTTCAGAAGGGTGGTAGAGCTTTTCTTGTCATTCGTCAGCCGAAAGGCCTCTGCCTGTGACAGGAGGGCCCTCGGGGCCTTTTCACTCTTGGGATGCTTGTCTATGACCTCCTGGAAATAGAGTATGGCCTTGTCGTAGTTCTTAAGGTTCATGTAGCATTCGCCGATCCAGTAAAAGGCGTTGGAGGCGAGCGGCGTGCCGCTGTATGTCTCCGTGAAGGCCGTGAACTTTGTTACCGCGTTCTCGTACTGCCCGCGCTGAAAGCTCTCGAATGCCTCCTTGTATGCCTCTTCGTACCGCGCATCCGTTTTCGGTGCCTTCTCGGGCGCCTTGGGGTCCTTCGTGGATATCGGGGGAAGCTGCTCGGGAGTCCGTTTTGTGGCAGCCATGCTCTTTGTTTCCGCCCAGTAGGTCTTGATCTGGTAGTCGAGTTCGTCAAGCTTTCCCATGATGGTGCGTATCTTCTCGTCGCGGGAGTCCACCGAAGAGTACATGGTGACGACCTGCTTGCTGAGGTTCTCCTGCTCCTTTTCTATCTTGGAGAGCCGCGCCTCCGTGTCCTGCCGGAATTGATAGAAATCACCTTGAAGGTTGGTCATGCTTCCCTGGATCTTCGTCGCTTCTTCCGTGGTCACGCATCCTGCCAGCAGGGCGGCACAGAGGACGGATAACACCAGGAGGCCTCCGGGAAAGGTTGTAAGGCAGGAACGCTCCTTGCGGCCGATAATGGACCTGTATCTCATAGCTTACCCCTTTCGGTCGAGTTTAAAATGGGCCCGCCTGTTCCTTGCCCAGGCATCCTCGGTCTTGCCTGTATCGACGGGGAGCTCCTTGCCGTAGGATATCGTGCGGATGCGGCCGCCTTCTACTCCCAGTTTGAGAAGGTACGCCTTCACTGCCTCGGCCCTTTTCTGCCCCAGGGCAAGGTTGTAATCGACGGTGCCCCGTTCGTCGCAGTGGCCTTCAATAACGATCCGTACGCTCCTGTCCTCTTTCATGAAGGAGCCCACACCCTCTATCTTGGGCAGCTCCGAGCTGTTCACCGCGTAACTGTCGAAATCGAACTGGATGTCCCTGAGTATTCCTGCGAGGCGTTCCTGCTCTCTCAGGAGCCGGTCGCGCTCCGCCTTCGCCAGCTCTTCTTCGCTGATACCAGCTCTGTCCCTGTCCTTGTCGGACAGTGACCTGTCGGTCGCGCTCGTCGCGGGGGGCGTGGTCTGGACCGCTTTCGGCGCACACCCGACGGCAACGAAGATCAATGCCACCAGAAGAATCAGAATCTTTTTCATAAGTCCTC encodes the following:
- a CDS encoding OmpA family protein, whose translation is MKKILILLVALIFVAVGCAPKAVQTTPPATSATDRSLSDKDRDRAGISEEELAKAERDRLLREQERLAGILRDIQFDFDSYAVNSSELPKIEGVGSFMKEDRSVRIVIEGHCDERGTVDYNLALGQKRAEAVKAYLLKLGVEGGRIRTISYGKELPVDTGKTEDAWARNRRAHFKLDRKG
- the rpoC gene encoding DNA-directed RNA polymerase subunit beta' encodes the protein MEEYFKSDKQRDPLSYMAIKISLASPELIEKWSYGEVKKPETINYRTFKPERDGLFCAKIFGPVKDYECICGKYKRMKHRGIICEKCGVEVIQSKVRRERMGHIKLACPVAHIWFLKSMPSKIGTLLELTIKEVERVLYFEMYIVIEPGDSPYGFCEIISEEKYIEAREKYGEGFVGGIGAEAIRECLKKINVDELAKTLRIDMRDTSSDAKKKKIARRLKVVDAFKVSGVRPEWMILDIVPVLPPELRPLVPLDGGRFATSDLNDLYRRVINRNNRLKRLMELNAPEIIIRNEKRMLQEAVDALFDNSKRGRVVTGASKRPLKSLSDMLRGKQGRFRQNLLGKRVDYSGRSVIVVGPELRLHQCGLPKYMALELFKPFVYNRLIRKGYATTIKNAKKIVEKERPEVWDVLEEVIKEHPVLLNRAPTLHRLGIQAFEPQLIDGKAIQLHPLVCPAYNADFDGDQMAVHVPLSTEAQTEARVLMMSTNNILSPANGKPIIVPTQDIVLGLYYLTIDRKYRKGENKIFADSEEVRVAYDSGEIDLHAKIRVRLNGEMVNTTPGRIILRDVVQDALMELPQPKRDTVLKDMFSNINTIMDKKTIAALVDKCYRDAGEKCTVILSDRLKDLGYFYATLGGISISIDDMKIPQKKKILIEKAEEAAKTVQNQYREGLITDGERYNQVIDIWANVTEEIAKALMDELGSDIVLDMSGKPVIGANGKPEHQNSLNPIFIMAHSGARGNAQQIRQLAGMRGLMAKPSGEIMETPITSNFREGLDVLQYFISTHGARKGLADTALKTANSGYLTRRLVDVAQDVVVSEHDCGTFDYIEIGSLVEGGEVIERLDARILGRVSFEDMKDPDGAVIVRKNEEITEHHLKLIEEAGFEKVKIRSVLTCRAKRGVCVLCYGRDLARGRLVSIGEAVGIIAAQSIGEPGTQLTMRTFHIGGAASRRVEQSTLETRNDGIVRFINVRAILNREGVPVVMNRNGEIAIMDDAGRERERYSIIYGAKLRISDGQTVEEGETLAEWDPYTIPILSEESGKIKYGDIFEGDTMQESKDEVTGLSYKVIIEPKNAELRPRISIKDEKGRTKMIPGSTSPARYILPIGAHIVVNEGDEIFAGDVISKMPRETTKTKDITGGLPRVAELFEARKPKENAIVTEINGVVTFGKMAKGKREIIVTPDTVHGEPRKYTIPRGKHVIVHEGDYVRAGEPLMDGPVNPHDVLRILGIKDLARYLVDEIQEVYQLQGVKINDKHIETIVRQMLKRVRIKDIGDTNFIIDDYVEWWVFEEENRRVLAEGGKPAQAEPLFLGITKASLITDSFISAASFQDTTKVLTQASIEGRVDYLRGLKENVIMGRIIPAGTGYPKYRNYDMNVLDKPEELPEEEVLPELAN
- the ybgF gene encoding tol-pal system protein YbgF, yielding MRYRSIIGRKERSCLTTFPGGLLVLSVLCAALLAGCVTTEEATKIQGSMTNLQGDFYQFRQDTEARLSKIEKEQENLSKQVVTMYSSVDSRDEKIRTIMGKLDELDYQIKTYWAETKSMAATKRTPEQLPPISTKDPKAPEKAPKTDARYEEAYKEAFESFQRGQYENAVTKFTAFTETYSGTPLASNAFYWIGECYMNLKNYDKAILYFQEVIDKHPKSEKAPRALLSQAEAFRLTNDKKSSTTLLKRVIELYPKSEEAVIAERKLRNP